A window of Longimicrobium sp. contains these coding sequences:
- the panC gene encoding pantoate--beta-alanine ligase, whose translation MTATLAVARTVAEAREAVREARAAGKTVALVPTMGYLHEGHLSLLDEARARADVVMMSIFVNPLQFGPTEDLDRYPRDLERDLALAATRGTDLVFAPSAAEMYPHGEPDVQVVPGALAERLCGASRPGHFRGVLTVVAKLFGIFQPDVAVFGQKDLQQATLIRRMVDDLDIPVRVEVAPIVREPDGLAMSSRNVYLSAPERESALALSRGLGRAREMWDAGETDAAALRAALWSEMAGPGVEPEYAEVVDPRTLEGVERAVPGTVMAVAARVGRTRLIDNAILR comes from the coding sequence ATGACGGCGACGCTGGCCGTGGCCCGCACCGTGGCCGAGGCGCGCGAGGCCGTCCGCGAGGCGCGCGCGGCGGGGAAGACTGTCGCGCTCGTCCCCACCATGGGCTACCTGCACGAGGGCCACCTCTCGCTGCTGGACGAGGCGCGCGCGCGGGCGGACGTGGTGATGATGTCCATCTTCGTGAACCCCCTGCAGTTCGGGCCCACCGAGGACCTGGACCGCTATCCGCGCGACCTGGAGCGCGACCTGGCGCTGGCCGCCACGCGCGGAACGGACCTGGTCTTCGCGCCGAGCGCGGCGGAGATGTACCCGCACGGCGAGCCGGACGTGCAGGTGGTGCCCGGTGCGCTGGCGGAGCGGCTGTGCGGCGCGTCGCGGCCGGGGCACTTCCGCGGCGTGCTCACCGTGGTGGCGAAGCTGTTCGGAATCTTCCAGCCGGACGTGGCCGTATTCGGGCAGAAAGACCTGCAGCAGGCCACCCTCATCCGCCGCATGGTCGACGACCTGGACATCCCGGTGCGGGTGGAGGTGGCCCCCATCGTCCGCGAGCCGGACGGCTTGGCGATGAGCTCGCGAAACGTGTATCTTTCCGCGCCCGAACGGGAGAGCGCGCTGGCGCTCTCGCGCGGGCTGGGGCGGGCGCGCGAGATGTGGGACGCGGGCGAGACGGACGCGGCCGCGCTGCGCGCCGCTCTGTGGAGCGAGATGGCGGGGCCGGGCGTGGAGCCCGAGTACGCGGAAGTGGTCGATCCGCGAACGCTGGAGGGGGTGGAGAGGGCGGTGCCGGGCACCGTGATGGCCGTGGCGGCCCGGGTGGGAAGGACGCGGCTGATCGACAACGCGATCCTGCGCTGA
- a CDS encoding type II toxin-antitoxin system PrlF family antitoxin yields the protein MAYKGRFTRAGNSKSYAFESALFRSHPEFDSSNVEAEYIGPGVLLVRAVDAGDGAGPGEDPVLGAFLAFVERDMIEHPESIQPLSSDLLERAQRLVGDMDVDLNERID from the coding sequence ATGGCATACAAGGGCCGCTTTACCAGGGCGGGGAATTCGAAGTCGTATGCATTCGAATCCGCGCTTTTCCGCTCGCACCCCGAGTTTGACTCCAGCAACGTCGAGGCGGAGTACATCGGTCCCGGGGTGCTCCTGGTCCGTGCAGTGGATGCCGGAGACGGCGCGGGGCCTGGCGAAGATCCTGTGCTCGGCGCGTTCCTGGCCTTCGTGGAGCGCGACATGATCGAGCACCCGGAAAGCATCCAGCCGCTCTCTTCCGACCTGCTGGAGCGGGCGCAGCGGCTCGTCGGAGACATGGATGTCGATCTGAACGAGCGGATCGACTGA
- the rlmN gene encoding 23S rRNA (adenine(2503)-C(2))-methyltransferase RlmN, translated as MTPEAPPTDLIGLLPEEAEAVLRAHFERRGQPAFRVKQVLRWIFEREAFGFDEMTDLPLAERAALGEAFAFTAPAPAKISRSVDGTAKHLWRLADGELIESVLIPTATRLTLCISSQAGCAMACTFCATGWAGYRRQLTAGEIVSQFRGARHWARSHGYDDITNIVFMGMGEPLMNPKAVFPTLRILNHGYRLGARRITVSTVGVVPGILRMAEMPEQFRLAVSLHAPNHELRQKLIPLEKKYDLGELLDALRKFDAAGGKRITFEYVMIDGVTDLPELADELAVVIREFNAFVNLIPFNPIPGTDWRPSKRQRLNYFVERLESRGISAFVRESRGSDIAAACGQLRAEVTEGRKPVQMGSI; from the coding sequence ATGACACCCGAAGCACCCCCGACCGACCTGATCGGCCTCCTCCCCGAAGAGGCGGAAGCCGTGCTCCGCGCCCACTTCGAGCGCCGGGGGCAGCCCGCCTTTCGCGTGAAGCAGGTGCTGCGCTGGATCTTCGAGCGCGAGGCGTTCGGCTTCGACGAAATGACCGACCTGCCGCTGGCGGAGCGCGCCGCGCTGGGCGAGGCGTTCGCCTTCACCGCCCCCGCGCCGGCCAAGATCTCCCGCTCGGTGGACGGCACCGCCAAGCACCTCTGGCGCCTGGCCGACGGCGAGCTGATCGAGTCGGTGCTGATCCCCACCGCCACGCGCCTCACGCTGTGCATCTCGTCGCAGGCGGGGTGCGCGATGGCGTGCACCTTTTGCGCCACCGGCTGGGCCGGTTACCGCCGCCAGCTCACGGCGGGGGAGATCGTGTCGCAGTTCCGCGGCGCGCGCCACTGGGCGCGGAGCCACGGCTACGACGACATCACCAACATCGTGTTCATGGGGATGGGCGAGCCGCTGATGAATCCAAAGGCGGTCTTCCCCACCCTGCGCATCCTGAACCACGGCTACCGGCTGGGGGCGCGGCGCATCACGGTTTCCACGGTGGGCGTGGTGCCCGGCATCCTGCGCATGGCCGAGATGCCGGAGCAGTTCCGCCTCGCCGTCTCGCTGCACGCGCCCAACCACGAGCTGCGCCAGAAGCTGATCCCGCTCGAGAAGAAGTACGACCTCGGCGAGCTCCTGGACGCGCTGCGCAAGTTCGACGCGGCGGGCGGCAAGCGGATCACCTTCGAGTACGTGATGATCGACGGCGTCACCGACCTGCCCGAACTCGCGGACGAGCTGGCGGTGGTGATTCGCGAGTTCAACGCCTTCGTGAACCTGATCCCCTTCAACCCAATCCCGGGGACGGATTGGCGCCCGTCGAAGCGGCAGCGCCTGAACTACTTCGTGGAGCGGCTGGAGTCGCGCGGGATCTCCGCCTTCGTGCGCGAAAGCCGCGGCAGCGACATCGCAGCCGCGTGCGGGCAGTTGCGCGCGGAGGTCACGGAGGGGAGGAAGCCGGTGCAGATGGGGTCGATTTAG
- the panD gene encoding aspartate 1-decarboxylase, protein MLRTMCKSKIHRATVTGADLNYVGSITIDPVLMEAADMLEYEQVSVVNVNNGARFETYVIPGVEGEGEICLNGAAARLVHPGDKVIVISYAQYDEAEMARYRPRFIFVDEQNRISRDALRALPS, encoded by the coding sequence ATGCTGCGCACCATGTGCAAGTCCAAGATCCACCGGGCGACTGTCACCGGCGCGGATCTCAACTACGTGGGGTCGATCACCATCGACCCCGTGCTGATGGAAGCCGCCGACATGCTGGAGTACGAGCAGGTCTCGGTGGTGAACGTCAACAACGGCGCCCGCTTCGAGACGTACGTCATTCCGGGCGTCGAAGGCGAGGGCGAGATCTGCCTGAACGGCGCCGCGGCGCGCCTGGTGCACCCGGGCGACAAGGTGATCGTCATCTCGTACGCGCAGTACGACGAGGCCGAGATGGCGCGCTACCGCCCGCGGTTCATCTTCGTGGACGAGCAGAACCGCATCTCGCGCGACGCGTTGCGGGCCCTGCCGTCCTGA
- a CDS encoding PTS sugar transporter subunit IIA yields the protein MRVLLTELLTPDRIQVPLRGASKDALLEELVEVLHRGGYLSDPADVLRAVRAREEVLSTGIGSGVAIPHGKSDSAPELVMAAGVVPEPVDFDALDGRPVTLVFLLVGPESAAGAHVKALSRISRLVRRDALRERLAAARTPDDFLAVLAEAEST from the coding sequence GTGCGCGTGCTGCTGACCGAGCTGCTGACCCCGGACCGCATCCAGGTGCCGCTGCGGGGCGCGTCCAAGGACGCCCTGCTGGAGGAGCTGGTGGAGGTGCTCCACCGCGGCGGCTACCTGAGCGACCCCGCCGACGTGCTGCGCGCCGTGCGCGCGCGCGAAGAGGTGCTGAGCACCGGCATCGGCAGCGGCGTGGCGATTCCGCATGGGAAGAGCGACTCGGCGCCGGAGCTGGTGATGGCCGCCGGCGTGGTGCCCGAGCCGGTGGACTTCGACGCGCTGGACGGCCGCCCCGTGACGCTGGTCTTCCTGCTGGTGGGACCGGAGTCGGCGGCGGGGGCGCACGTCAAGGCGCTCTCGCGCATCTCGCGCCTGGTGCGCCGCGACGCGCTCCGCGAGAGGCTGGCCGCCGCCCGCACGCCGGACGACTTCCTCGCCGTGCTCGCCGAAGCCGAGAGCACGTGA
- a CDS encoding HD domain-containing protein produces the protein MSAAGSTDAPLSPLVEAAARGELPDWARAGKKRRAHMGRVAALMGEWARALALPERDVKRWTATGWLHDVLREADPEELRPEVPLLFRPLPGKLLHGPAAAVRFKDDLDPEMCEAIRFHTLGSPRFGRLGRALYLADFLEPGRTFDPEYTESLRARMPGDMDAIFREVVRLRWTHITGKGGTAHPETQALYEQVESEA, from the coding sequence ATGTCCGCCGCGGGTTCGACTGACGCCCCCCTCTCGCCGCTCGTGGAGGCCGCCGCCCGCGGCGAGCTCCCCGATTGGGCGCGGGCGGGGAAGAAGCGGCGCGCCCACATGGGCCGCGTGGCGGCGCTGATGGGCGAGTGGGCCCGGGCGCTCGCCCTGCCCGAGCGCGACGTGAAGCGCTGGACGGCCACCGGCTGGCTCCACGACGTGCTGCGCGAGGCGGATCCGGAGGAGCTGCGTCCCGAGGTGCCGCTCCTCTTCCGCCCGCTGCCGGGCAAGCTGCTCCACGGCCCGGCCGCCGCGGTGCGCTTCAAAGACGACCTGGACCCGGAGATGTGCGAGGCGATCCGCTTCCACACGCTGGGTTCGCCGCGCTTCGGCAGGCTGGGGCGGGCGCTGTACCTGGCGGACTTCCTGGAGCCGGGCCGCACCTTCGACCCGGAGTACACCGAGTCGCTGCGCGCCCGGATGCCCGGCGACATGGACGCCATCTTCCGCGAAGTGGTGCGCCTCCGCTGGACGCACATCACGGGAAAAGGCGGCACCGCCCACCCGGAAACGCAGGCCCTGTATGAGCAGGTCGAAAGCGAAGCGTAA
- a CDS encoding LytR C-terminal domain-containing protein: protein MSRSKAKRKPAGGRLQTFGIFATLVLVAVLIGSLVAGVMKGRSRAALPAAADSPSAPTAADAVPAGRVRVQVLNASGRPGLAREATRVLRDRGFDVKEFGNGQGFPPDSSVVLDRVGRIEVARQVADAVGIRRITARPDSNLYLDATVVLGRDWSAPRAP from the coding sequence ATGAGCAGGTCGAAAGCGAAGCGTAAGCCGGCGGGCGGCCGGCTCCAGACGTTCGGCATCTTCGCGACGCTCGTCCTCGTCGCGGTCCTCATCGGCTCGCTGGTGGCGGGGGTGATGAAAGGCCGCTCGCGCGCCGCCCTCCCCGCCGCCGCCGATTCCCCCTCCGCCCCCACCGCCGCGGACGCGGTGCCGGCGGGACGCGTGCGCGTGCAGGTGCTCAACGCCTCCGGCCGCCCGGGCCTGGCCCGCGAAGCCACCCGCGTCCTGCGCGACCGTGGCTTCGACGTCAAGGAGTTCGGCAACGGCCAGGGCTTCCCCCCCGACTCCTCCGTCGTCCTGGACCGCGTGGGCCGGATCGAAGTCGCGCGCCAGGTCGCCGACGCCGTCGGCATCCGCCGCATCACCGCCCGCCCCGACTCCAACCTCTACCTCGACGCCACCGTGGTCCTTGGCCGGGATTGGAGCGCGCCCAGAGCTCCCTGA
- the panB gene encoding 3-methyl-2-oxobutanoate hydroxymethyltransferase: MSTQSGNGVRKVSVRDLREMKRRGDKIAVLTAYDFLFARVVDRAGVEVVLVGDSLGQVVLGLDSTLPVTLDDMIHHARAVRRGVERALLVVDLPFLTYHVSREDTLRNAGRVMRETEANAVKLEGGSPETAAMVRALVDAGIPVMGHLGFTPQSVNVTGVRVQGKGEEARERMLADARRLEEAGAFSVVLELVPRALAEAITAELTIPTIGIGAGVGCDGQVLVLHDMLGINTEFQPRFLRRFAEVGEAAAAGIDAFVKAVKGGEYPAAEHTFE, from the coding sequence ATGTCCACGCAAAGCGGGAACGGCGTTCGGAAGGTCTCCGTGCGGGACCTCCGCGAGATGAAGCGCCGCGGCGACAAGATCGCCGTGCTCACCGCGTACGACTTCCTCTTCGCCCGTGTGGTGGATCGCGCGGGCGTGGAGGTCGTGCTGGTGGGGGATTCGCTGGGCCAGGTGGTGCTCGGGCTGGACAGCACCCTCCCGGTGACGCTGGACGACATGATCCACCACGCGCGCGCCGTGCGCCGCGGGGTGGAGCGCGCGCTGCTGGTGGTGGACCTCCCCTTCCTCACCTACCACGTCTCGCGCGAGGACACGCTGCGCAACGCGGGGCGGGTGATGCGCGAGACGGAAGCCAACGCCGTCAAGCTGGAGGGCGGCTCGCCCGAGACGGCGGCGATGGTGCGCGCGCTGGTGGACGCCGGGATCCCCGTGATGGGGCACCTGGGCTTCACCCCGCAGTCGGTGAACGTCACCGGCGTGCGGGTGCAGGGGAAGGGCGAGGAGGCGCGCGAGCGCATGCTGGCCGACGCGCGCCGCCTGGAAGAGGCCGGCGCGTTCTCCGTCGTGCTGGAGCTGGTGCCGCGCGCGCTGGCCGAGGCGATCACGGCGGAGCTCACCATCCCCACCATCGGCATCGGGGCCGGCGTGGGGTGCGACGGGCAGGTGCTGGTGCTGCACGACATGCTGGGGATCAACACGGAGTTCCAGCCCCGCTTCCTGCGCCGCTTCGCCGAGGTCGGCGAGGCCGCGGCGGCCGGGATCGACGCGTTCGTGAAGGCGGTGAAGGGGGGCGAGTACCCCGCCGCGGAGCACACCTTCGAATGA
- a CDS encoding type II toxin-antitoxin system YhaV family toxin: MATDGPPAPVRREGPPQRNGWKLYAWREFSRAFADLVSEVERLERENPSEFRAHPSTKRLAAIYRLITVTIPSNPNAPEFRQGNTLGSANRHWFSAGFYERYRLFFRFRSDARAIVYAWVNDEETLRARGARNDAYAVFERMLKAGAPPGDWDRLLRESESLQLPGG, encoded by the coding sequence ATGGCGACCGATGGCCCACCGGCACCCGTACGGCGCGAGGGGCCCCCGCAGCGGAACGGGTGGAAGCTGTACGCGTGGAGGGAGTTCAGCCGCGCCTTCGCGGATCTGGTCAGCGAGGTCGAACGCCTGGAGCGCGAGAACCCCTCGGAGTTCCGGGCGCACCCTTCGACCAAGCGCCTCGCCGCGATCTACCGGCTGATCACGGTCACGATTCCGTCGAACCCGAACGCGCCCGAGTTCAGGCAGGGGAACACCCTGGGGAGCGCGAACCGCCACTGGTTCTCGGCGGGGTTCTACGAGCGGTACCGTCTCTTCTTCCGGTTCCGCAGCGATGCCCGCGCAATCGTTTACGCGTGGGTGAACGACGAAGAGACGTTGCGGGCCCGCGGCGCCCGGAACGATGCGTACGCGGTCTTCGAGCGTATGTTGAAAGCGGGAGCGCCGCCCGGAGACTGGGACCGGCTACTCCGCGAGTCAGAGAGCCTGCAGCTTCCCGGCGGATAG
- a CDS encoding dihydrofolate reductase family protein, producing MAKLVFGMNQSLDGYVDHTAFGPSPTLFRHFIEEAEGQVGSVYGRRMYEIMRYWDDDQPGWDADEHAFAAAWRKQPKSVVSRTLKSVGPNAMLVGDDLEGAIRALKAERDGEIEVAGTVLAQSLTELGLIDEYRIYLHPVVLGHGTPYFAGPRPPLRLTSHDRIDDVLRLTYVPA from the coding sequence ATGGCCAAGCTCGTGTTCGGAATGAACCAGTCGCTGGACGGCTACGTCGACCATACGGCGTTCGGCCCGAGCCCCACGCTCTTCCGCCACTTCATCGAGGAGGCCGAGGGGCAGGTGGGCAGCGTGTACGGCCGCCGGATGTACGAGATCATGCGTTACTGGGACGACGATCAGCCCGGATGGGATGCGGATGAACACGCCTTCGCGGCGGCGTGGCGGAAGCAGCCGAAATCGGTTGTCTCCCGCACGCTGAAGTCGGTCGGACCCAATGCGATGCTGGTAGGCGATGATCTGGAGGGCGCGATCCGCGCGCTCAAGGCCGAGCGCGACGGGGAGATCGAAGTTGCTGGGACCGTCCTGGCGCAAAGCCTCACCGAGCTAGGCCTGATCGACGAGTATCGCATCTACCTGCACCCCGTGGTGCTCGGTCACGGCACACCATATTTCGCCGGCCCCCGTCCGCCGCTCCGCCTCACCTCGCACGATCGGATCGACGACGTGCTCAGGCTGACCTACGTTCCTGCCTAG
- a CDS encoding UPF0175 family protein gives MSVVILDDVLIAARMSEDELRQEIAVMLFERERVTLAQAARLAGQGVARFQHLLASRDITIHYDVPEFEADLQTLRELERL, from the coding sequence ATGAGCGTCGTGATCTTGGATGACGTCCTCATAGCGGCGCGTATGTCCGAGGATGAGCTGCGGCAGGAGATCGCGGTGATGCTCTTTGAACGGGAGCGCGTCACGCTCGCGCAGGCCGCGCGCCTCGCAGGCCAGGGCGTCGCCAGGTTCCAGCACCTCCTCGCCAGCCGGGACATCACGATCCACTACGATGTCCCCGAGTTCGAAGCTGACCTCCAGACGCTGCGCGAGCTCGAACGGCTGTGA